A DNA window from Timaviella obliquedivisa GSE-PSE-MK23-08B contains the following coding sequences:
- a CDS encoding transposase gives LNKDYEHLPQTSETLIYLAMIRIMVRRLA, from the coding sequence TTGAACAAAGATTATGAACACCTTCCGCAGACCTCAGAGACTCTGATCTATCTGGCGATGATCCGGATTATGGTGAGGCGATTGGCGTAA